Part of the Methylovirgula sp. 4M-Z18 genome is shown below.
AGGCGTAGGCGAAGTCGCCGCCGCCGCCGTAGCGCTGCTGCATGTCGTTGAAGAACGACATGTCGAGATAGACCTTCTGGTCCATCGGGCAATAGAATGGCCCCATGGCCGATTTCGCCTCGCCGCAGCCCGACTGGGTCGAGCCGGAGAACAGCACCAGGCGCGGCCTTGTGTATTGCACGCCCTCCTGTTCAGGCAGAATCTTGCCCCACACATCTTCGGTCTGCGCCAGCACGACCGAGACGAAACGTTTCATCGGATCGGATTCGTTGGCATTGGCCAGAGTCGGTGCGGGCTGATTCTGCTGCATGCTTTGCGTCATCTGGCCGCCGTTGCGCATATTGTTGATCGCCTCGGCGCCGCCCATCAGCACGCGCGGATCGATACCGGTGAAATGGGCGATCAGGTAAATGATGATGATGGCGCCGATGCCCAGGCCGCCGCCGCTGCCGATGGAAAATCCAACGCCGCCACCGCCAGCGGATTCGTTGCGGCGATCCTCCACATTGTCGGATTGGCGATAACCGTCTGTTTCCATGACGCTCTCCCGTAGGATCGAATGGTTTAAGCAATGCGCCCGTTTTAGCAGCGCGGAGACGGCTTTAGTAGAGCCGAGTTGCGATCCGCTGGGGGAAAGATGCGGTGCTCAAGCGCCGCTCAAAGCCTTCGCCACGGCGCGGAAATCCTGCCAGGCGAGGCGCTTATGCGCCGGCGTGCGCAACAGATAGGCCGGATGCAGCGTCGGCATGACGGCGATTTCGCGCTCCGGCAGATCGCCCCCGCCGATGCGGAGCTTGTGCCAGCGGCCCCGCGTCTTGGTTATGCCGTCCTTCAGGGCGAGCAGGGTCTGCGCCGAGGCGCCGCCGAGACACATGACGATGTCCGGGTTCACCAGCGCGATCTGGCGCAGCACGAAGGGCAGGCAGATCGCGGTTTCCTGTGGCGTCGGGGTACGGTTTCCGGGCGGCCGCCAGGGCACGACATTGGCGATATAGACGTCCTCACGCGCAAGGCCGATGGCGGCGACCATGCGGTTGAGCAATTGCCCGGCGCGGCCGACGAAGGGCTTGCCCTGCCGGTCCTCGTCCGCCCCCGGCGCCTCTCCGACGAACATCAGCTTGGCCTGCGGATTGCCGTCGGCAAAGCACAATTGCGTCGCGGTCTTCTTCAAGCCGCAGCCGTCGAAACTTTCGAGAACGGCGCGCAATGCGTCGAGCGTCTTGGCGCCAGCGGCGAGATCCTGCGCCGACAGCACGGCGTCTTGCGCGGAAGCGGTCACGGACGCCGGGGTGGACCTGGCAGGCGCGACGGCATGAGCGGAGACGGCCTGCGCTGCGCCGATAGGCGCACTTGCATGCGGCGCCTGGCTCTGCCGGGTGACGGCGGCGCTTTCGGCAAACCGGTCATGCGGCACCTCGTCGACCGCCGCATCGACACCCATGTCGGCGTACCAGCGCAGGACATGCGCGAGTTCGGCGGCTTCGAGGGGTGGGATAGGGTGATCTGGTGTCATGAGCGAAGGAAAACTGCGCGATAGTTGAGAGTGAGGATGATGATCAAGACAATTGATGCGGGGGATAATATGTGAGGCAGGCTGTATCGATCTTCAATCATTGTTACGCCAGCAAAAATAATGATCTGTACGAGTGCGAAGAGCCAGACGTTAAAAGCTGATAGAGAGCTAACAGAGGCCGATTTCTCAGCCGTCTTCCGTTGGTGCAGCCTGGTAAAGACCAAAATGAAGAAAATCGACATCATACTATATAGGGTTCCGAACGACATGAAGCGGTTGATGAACTCAAAGAGTGCGCTCCCGAAGATGTAATACAAGAGCGTGAGGAGAGTGCCTGGAAACACTTGAGCAAGATATGGAACCCAGAGGTCGGGTGTGACTTCAAAGCGGCGCGCATCCATCTTTGGACGTGTGCCGAGCGCTAACCCAGTGCGCTTGACGGGACGGTAGGTTGCCGTCCAGGCGATGACGATGAGAGCGATCGCGACGCAAAACGCGGCGATAAAAAACGCGATCGCTTTCCAGTCTTGCTGACCTAACAGGTCGCCCAAATATTGAGCGGCGAACGGCTTATTGGCGAGCGCCGGTGTGTAGAACAGGAGCCAAAAGCCGTTGCCGAGGCCATACTGATCAATGATGTTGCAGAACCAAATCAGCAATGCTGTCGCAGCGACTCCTGTCGCGATATTGACCACCCAAAGTAACCAATGGGAGTCTTTGGGGAAAAAATTATTTCTCTCGAATATTGCGGTCTGTGCCGTCGCTTGAATCAAGGCGAAAATCAGAATCAGGACCGGAATTGCAACGTTCAGTCGAACTGCAGCGGCTTCCTTCAACGTCCAGCGGCGAAACGGAGGAACAAAAGATCTCGCGAGCTCAAAAAATGAAAGAACGACGGCCAAGGGTGACATGCCAAGCGCAAAAATCGACCATCGTGACAAGGGAAACGGCGCGGATGCCCATAGGTGCATAATGGCGCCACCCTTGAAGGGGTCGGGCGGCGCGAAAGTTATGGGGAGAGGAACAAGGCGACCACACAAATATACGATGATCACTGCGAGGGTTACAGAAACCCTGCGCCACGCATTAGGGTTTTGAAACCATTTCCAGTTGCCGACGTCCACCACGCCTGCCGTCCGCAAATTCATGTCGCTTTTCCCTGTACCCTGTGGCGTCAACCCTTCTACCATAAAACCCGAGGCTTGCACGATTGGCGCGAGTGGCTATGAACAGAGACGCGCGCTTGGCAGAAATATAGTTCTTATGTAAACTATCTGTCGATGCGCCAGGGAGACAAGGGATTATGACAGCCGAAACCGAATTGCCGCCGCGCGAGGGAATGGACTATGACGTCGTGATCGTCGGCGCCGGTCCGGCCGGCTTGGCCGCGGCCATCCGCTTGAAGCAGCTCAATCCCGAGACCAGCGTCGTCGTCGTCGAAAAGGGCTCGGAAGTCGGCGCGCATATCCTCTCCGGCGCGGTGATCGACCCGATCGGCCTCGACCGGCTGCTGCCCGAATGGCGGGCCGACCCGGACCGGCCGCTGAAAACGGAAGTGACCGAGGACCGGTTCTATTTCCTCGGCCAGTCGGGCGGGATCCGCCTGCCGAATGTCATGATGCCCAAGCTCATGAACAATCACGGCAATTTCGTCGGCTCGCTCGGCAATGTCTGCCGCTATCTTGCGACGCATGCCGAAAGCCTCGGCGTTGAAATCTATCCCGGCTTTGCCGCCGCCGAAGTGCTCTACGGCCCGAACGGCGAGGTCACCGGCGTCGCGACGGGTGACATGGGCATCGGCCGCGACGGCGACGTGAAGAGCGGCTTTACCCGCGGCATGGAATTGCGCGGCAAATATACGTTGTTCGCGGAAGGCGCGCGCGGTTCGCTGTCGAAGCAACTGATCGCCAAATTCGCCCTCGACCAGGGGCGCGAGCCGCAAAAATACGGTATCGGCCTCAAAGAACTCTGGCAGATCGACCCGGCCAAATCGAAGCCCGGCCTCATCCAGCATTCCTTCGGCTGGCCGCTCGATTTGAAGACCGGCGGCGGGTCGTTCCTCTACCATATCGAGGACAATCAGGTCCTGGTCGGCTTCGTCGTCCACCTCAATTACACCAACCCGACCCTGTCGCCCTTCGACGAATTCCAGCGCTTCAAGACCCATCCGATGATCGCCGACACGTTCGTGGGCGGCAAGCGCCTCGCCTATGGCGCGCGTGCCATCACCGAGGGCGGGTATCAGTCCGTGCCCAAGCTGACCTTCCCGGGCGGTGCGCTCATCGGCTGCGCCGCCGGTTTCGTCAACGTGCCACGCATCAAGGGGTCGCACAATGCGATCCTGTCCGGCATTCTTGGGGCGGAACATGTGACCGAAGCGCTTGTCGCCGGCCATGCCAATGACGAATTGCCGCGCCTCGACGCCGCCTGGCGCAATTCCGAGATCGGCGCGGACCTCAAGAAGGTGCGCAACGTCAAGCCGCTGTGGTCGAAGCTCGGCACGCTCGGCGGCGTCATGCTGGGCGGCCTCGACATGTGGACCAACCAGCTCTTCGGCTTCTCGTTCTTTGGCACGATGAAGCACGGCAA
Proteins encoded:
- a CDS encoding uracil-DNA glycosylase, yielding MTPDHPIPPLEAAELAHVLRWYADMGVDAAVDEVPHDRFAESAAVTRQSQAPHASAPIGAAQAVSAHAVAPARSTPASVTASAQDAVLSAQDLAAGAKTLDALRAVLESFDGCGLKKTATQLCFADGNPQAKLMFVGEAPGADEDRQGKPFVGRAGQLLNRMVAAIGLAREDVYIANVVPWRPPGNRTPTPQETAICLPFVLRQIALVNPDIVMCLGGASAQTLLALKDGITKTRGRWHKLRIGGGDLPEREIAVMPTLHPAYLLRTPAHKRLAWQDFRAVAKALSGA
- a CDS encoding electron transfer flavoprotein-ubiquinone oxidoreductase, whose translation is MTAETELPPREGMDYDVVIVGAGPAGLAAAIRLKQLNPETSVVVVEKGSEVGAHILSGAVIDPIGLDRLLPEWRADPDRPLKTEVTEDRFYFLGQSGGIRLPNVMMPKLMNNHGNFVGSLGNVCRYLATHAESLGVEIYPGFAAAEVLYGPNGEVTGVATGDMGIGRDGDVKSGFTRGMELRGKYTLFAEGARGSLSKQLIAKFALDQGREPQKYGIGLKELWQIDPAKSKPGLIQHSFGWPLDLKTGGGSFLYHIEDNQVLVGFVVHLNYTNPTLSPFDEFQRFKTHPMIADTFVGGKRLAYGARAITEGGYQSVPKLTFPGGALIGCAAGFVNVPRIKGSHNAILSGILGAEHVTEALVAGHANDELPRLDAAWRNSEIGADLKKVRNVKPLWSKLGTLGGVMLGGLDMWTNQLFGFSFFGTMKHGKPDSQTLKPLSEVTPIVYPKPDGKISFDKLSSVFLSSTNHEEDQPIHLRLKDPSVPIASNLPKYGEPARLYCPAGVYEVVYADEKAKTDPRFVINAQNCVHCKTCDIKDPAQNINWTVPEGGGGPNYPNM
- the ypfJ gene encoding KPN_02809 family neutral zinc metallopeptidase gives rise to the protein METDGYRQSDNVEDRRNESAGGGGVGFSIGSGGGLGIGAIIIIYLIAHFTGIDPRVLMGGAEAINNMRNGGQMTQSMQQNQPAPTLANANESDPMKRFVSVVLAQTEDVWGKILPEQEGVQYTRPRLVLFSGSTQSGCGEAKSAMGPFYCPMDQKVYLDMSFFNDMQQRYGGGGDFAYAYVIAHEIGHHVENLLGILPKVQQMQENAPSEAVANGYSVRLELMADCLAGVWANNANQQFKLLDKGDVEKALATAQAIGDDRLQKQARGYVVPDSFTHGSSAQRQQWLTTGLKTGKVDSCNTFQSQ